In a single window of the Arthrobacter sp. StoSoilA2 genome:
- a CDS encoding MFS transporter, producing the protein MHMTDAVALLPRTPLQKRVLIVAIVASFIAILDGFVVNLALPAIGRELGGGLVIQQWVVDAYLLTLGALILVAGSLSDHFGRARILEWGLAGFALTSVMCGLAWNGEVLVVSRALQGIAGALLVPSSLAMIITSFSGPSQSKAIGQWSGWTSAAAIVGPLIGGVSVDMLSWRVIFFINVIPAVAIWPLLAGLRASDVARDKSKGIDYLGAVLAMIGLGGPVYAFIEQGRMGWMSVQVWLPLLAGVAAMVLFLVHEARTREPMLPLRLFAIRNFGWGNLATLAIYGGISLGFFVLGIYLQQVGGMGATIAGIALLPATVILMLTASYFGGLAGKYGPRWFMTVGPLLCAVGFLMSLSVQEPLNYWTQVLPGQIVFGVGLTTLVAPLTAAILGAVPQEEAGIGSAVNNAVARIAGLICIAFAGLIVGPVFTRQGLYNALIVTAALFVIGAVASAVGIRNPQPEAAATVDSATDTASDDGGSASQRS; encoded by the coding sequence GTGCACATGACGGATGCTGTGGCTTTGCTGCCGAGAACGCCGCTTCAAAAACGGGTGCTCATTGTGGCAATTGTGGCTTCTTTTATCGCCATCCTGGATGGTTTCGTGGTCAACTTGGCCCTCCCGGCCATTGGACGTGAACTTGGCGGTGGCTTGGTCATCCAGCAATGGGTGGTGGATGCCTATCTATTGACCCTCGGGGCGCTCATCCTCGTGGCTGGTTCACTATCGGACCACTTTGGCCGGGCACGGATCCTCGAATGGGGGCTGGCGGGCTTTGCCCTGACGTCGGTGATGTGCGGCCTGGCCTGGAACGGGGAAGTCCTGGTGGTGTCCCGCGCACTTCAAGGGATTGCCGGCGCGCTCCTCGTGCCCAGTTCGTTGGCCATGATCATTACGTCCTTCTCAGGACCTTCCCAGTCCAAAGCGATTGGCCAATGGTCGGGCTGGACGAGTGCTGCCGCAATCGTCGGTCCGCTCATTGGCGGCGTCTCGGTGGACATGTTGTCATGGCGTGTGATCTTCTTCATCAACGTCATTCCCGCCGTCGCGATTTGGCCTCTGCTCGCGGGGCTTCGGGCGTCGGACGTGGCCAGGGACAAGAGCAAGGGAATCGACTACCTCGGCGCTGTCCTGGCCATGATCGGACTAGGTGGTCCCGTCTACGCCTTCATAGAACAGGGCCGGATGGGATGGATGAGCGTCCAGGTGTGGCTGCCGCTCCTGGCCGGTGTGGCGGCGATGGTGTTGTTCCTGGTCCACGAGGCGAGGACCAGGGAGCCGATGTTGCCGTTGAGGCTCTTTGCCATAAGGAACTTTGGGTGGGGCAACCTTGCCACGCTCGCGATTTACGGTGGGATATCGCTGGGATTCTTCGTCCTGGGCATCTATCTCCAGCAGGTTGGAGGGATGGGGGCTACCATCGCGGGAATTGCTTTGCTCCCGGCGACCGTCATCCTGATGCTGACGGCGTCCTACTTCGGTGGGCTGGCAGGAAAATATGGTCCGCGATGGTTCATGACCGTGGGGCCGCTGCTATGCGCTGTGGGCTTTCTGATGTCCCTCTCCGTCCAGGAGCCACTGAACTACTGGACCCAGGTGCTTCCGGGGCAGATCGTCTTTGGCGTGGGACTCACCACCCTCGTCGCGCCACTCACCGCAGCGATTCTGGGAGCGGTGCCCCAGGAAGAGGCCGGGATTGGTTCGGCCGTCAACAACGCCGTGGCCCGTATTGCAGGCCTCATCTGCATTGCCTTTGCCGGCCTGATCGTTGGTCCGGTGTTCACACGGCAAGGTTTGTACAATGCCTTGATTGTCACGGCGGCATTGTTCGTCATCGGGGCGGTGGCGTCCGCCGTCGGGATCCGCAACCCACAGCCCGAAGCGGCAGCTACCGTTGACAGCGCCACGGATACTGCGTCCGACGACGGCGGCTCGGCCAGCCAGCGTAGCTAG
- a CDS encoding trypsin-like peptidase domain-containing protein, whose translation MSTEPEFEIPDDGRDSEATTEQDDDAALDAYSQIVIRVAESVTPHVAAIEMTSARRNGQLRVGSGSAVVFTGDGYMLTNAHVVAGIQSGRAVFANGKQTDVELVGADPLSDLAVVRGLKPTPPPAILGNADSLRVGQLVIAVGNPLGLAGSVTAGVVSGLGRSIPVRAGEHRRVIEDVIQTDAALNPGNSGGALADTRGRIVGINTAIAGLGLGLAVPINRTTQRIIASLLKDGRVRRAYLGLVSTPIPLDASAVVRTGQKEGLRVVEVIAASPAELAGLQPGDLVLRAQGRAVSSAESLQKLLFAEAIGEPFPLTVLRDGKTVQLIAVPSEMSQQ comes from the coding sequence ATGAGTACTGAGCCAGAGTTTGAAATTCCGGATGACGGCCGGGATTCAGAAGCGACTACGGAGCAGGATGACGACGCGGCCTTGGACGCGTACTCGCAGATCGTCATCCGGGTTGCGGAGTCTGTCACGCCGCATGTCGCCGCTATCGAGATGACGAGTGCGCGGCGGAACGGGCAGCTGCGTGTGGGCAGCGGATCGGCCGTGGTCTTTACCGGTGACGGGTACATGCTCACCAATGCCCATGTCGTGGCCGGCATCCAGTCCGGAAGAGCGGTGTTTGCGAACGGCAAGCAGACCGATGTGGAGCTCGTGGGGGCGGATCCGTTGTCTGACCTGGCGGTAGTACGTGGTCTCAAACCCACTCCGCCACCTGCCATTTTGGGTAACGCCGATTCGTTGAGGGTTGGCCAGCTGGTGATCGCGGTGGGCAATCCGCTGGGTCTTGCCGGATCAGTGACTGCCGGCGTGGTCAGCGGGCTGGGACGATCCATCCCCGTCCGTGCAGGTGAGCACCGGCGGGTGATCGAGGATGTCATCCAGACTGACGCGGCCCTTAACCCGGGCAACTCGGGCGGCGCCCTGGCCGACACCCGGGGCCGCATCGTGGGCATCAACACGGCCATTGCTGGACTGGGCCTTGGACTCGCCGTACCTATTAATAGGACGACCCAACGGATTATCGCCTCCCTGCTCAAGGATGGGAGGGTGCGCCGGGCCTACCTGGGTTTGGTGAGTACGCCTATCCCGCTTGATGCCAGTGCGGTGGTGCGGACTGGTCAGAAAGAGGGCCTCCGTGTGGTGGAGGTCATCGCGGCCTCGCCTGCGGAGTTAGCGGGGCTCCAGCCAGGGGACCTGGTGCTTCGGGCCCAGGGCAGGGCTGTCTCCAGTGCAGAGAGTCTGCAGAAGTTGCTGTTTGCCGAGGCCATAGGCGAACCGTTCCCCTTAACCGTGCTGCGGGACGGCAAAACGGTACAGCTGATAGCCGTTCCCTCGGAGATGAGCCAGCAATGA
- the smpB gene encoding SsrA-binding protein SmpB translates to MPKESGRKVVATNRKARHNYHVLDTYEAGIALMGTEVKSLREGHASMVDGFCTFYNDELWMEGIHIPEYHQGSWTNHAARRRRKLLLHREELDKISQKIRESGFTVVPLQLYFLDGRAKVEIAIARGKKDYDKRQTLREQQDKRESLRELRERNRR, encoded by the coding sequence GTGCCCAAGGAAAGTGGCCGTAAGGTAGTGGCCACCAATCGGAAGGCCCGGCATAACTACCATGTCCTGGATACCTATGAGGCCGGCATTGCGCTGATGGGTACCGAAGTGAAATCCCTCCGTGAAGGCCACGCCTCCATGGTGGACGGCTTTTGTACCTTCTACAATGACGAACTGTGGATGGAGGGCATCCACATTCCCGAGTATCACCAGGGGAGTTGGACCAACCATGCCGCGCGCCGCCGTCGTAAGCTTTTGCTTCACCGTGAAGAACTGGACAAGATCTCCCAGAAGATCCGCGAATCCGGCTTCACCGTGGTGCCGTTGCAGCTTTACTTCCTGGACGGCCGGGCAAAGGTTGAAATAGCCATAGCACGAGGTAAAAAGGACTACGACAAGCGCCAAACGCTTCGTGAGCAGCAGGATAAGCGTGAATCGTTGCGCGAACTGCGGGAGCGCAACCGCCGCTAG
- a CDS encoding M23 family metallopeptidase, whose translation MTTLDQNSLRRRLASGQARILGGVLALGLAVSLLSGVPTAHADSLDDQQAALEAESARVQASLEFVDSKIAKAAGDLVIYQGRLPGAQQALLEAQGRVASAVKEVEALAARVELAQQNKAKITEQLESDKQKITDTRKLIGQIASQAYKSGGVPTNIALLFGSNESGSLTDSMDLADQAMRSQNAAMTKLTQQNATNVNSQARLAAVEAEIQDLKAKADAALEREKAARDEAASKKAEVDKLIEDTTRLNGQLQAAKPGIEADLARVKAEQDSVAAEIVERDRKLREAWEAEQRRLAAEAAAAAAAAAAAQGRPAPPEQPYVPPVGSPSAFGLRHPFASYVPITSGFGWRATPPGTIDFYGTGGYMHTGIDFGAPCGTPVYAAAAGTVFNSGWNSADGGGWRVKLSHGVVQGNSLTTIYYHNSSIVVANGQQVSQGQLIAYSGSTGNSTGCHAHFETWLNGAAVDPMTLL comes from the coding sequence ATGACCACGTTGGACCAGAACTCGCTGCGTCGGCGCCTTGCGTCCGGCCAAGCCAGGATTCTTGGTGGCGTCCTCGCCCTGGGCCTCGCGGTCAGCCTCCTGTCTGGTGTACCTACGGCCCATGCGGACAGCCTGGACGACCAGCAAGCTGCGCTCGAGGCCGAATCGGCGCGCGTCCAGGCGTCCTTGGAGTTTGTGGACTCGAAGATCGCCAAGGCCGCGGGCGATCTGGTCATCTACCAAGGTCGACTCCCGGGCGCCCAGCAGGCACTTCTCGAAGCGCAGGGCCGCGTGGCCAGTGCTGTCAAGGAGGTCGAGGCATTGGCGGCCCGGGTGGAGCTCGCCCAGCAGAACAAGGCCAAAATCACTGAGCAGCTTGAGAGCGACAAGCAGAAGATCACCGATACCAGGAAACTAATCGGCCAAATCGCCTCACAGGCTTATAAATCCGGTGGCGTGCCCACCAACATCGCCCTGCTCTTCGGATCGAACGAGTCCGGCAGCCTGACAGACTCCATGGACCTCGCTGATCAGGCAATGCGCAGCCAGAACGCAGCAATGACCAAGCTGACGCAACAGAATGCCACCAACGTAAACTCCCAGGCCCGGCTGGCCGCCGTCGAGGCTGAGATCCAGGACCTGAAGGCCAAAGCCGACGCCGCGCTTGAGCGGGAGAAGGCTGCGCGCGACGAGGCTGCCAGCAAGAAAGCCGAAGTCGACAAGCTTATCGAGGACACCACCCGCCTGAATGGGCAACTACAGGCCGCCAAGCCTGGCATTGAAGCCGATCTTGCCCGGGTGAAGGCCGAACAGGATTCTGTTGCAGCCGAAATCGTCGAGAGGGACCGTAAGCTTCGGGAGGCGTGGGAGGCCGAGCAGCGTCGGCTCGCCGCGGAGGCTGCTGCTGCTGCGGCCGCCGCAGCAGCAGCGCAAGGAAGGCCGGCACCCCCCGAGCAACCGTATGTTCCGCCGGTGGGTTCGCCTTCCGCCTTTGGCTTGCGGCACCCCTTCGCCAGCTACGTACCCATCACCTCAGGATTCGGCTGGCGGGCAACTCCGCCCGGAACCATCGATTTCTACGGCACGGGTGGTTACATGCACACCGGCATCGACTTCGGCGCACCCTGCGGTACTCCTGTTTATGCTGCAGCTGCCGGTACTGTCTTCAACTCTGGTTGGAACTCGGCGGACGGCGGTGGATGGCGCGTGAAGCTGTCCCACGGTGTGGTGCAGGGCAACTCCCTGACGACCATTTACTACCACAACAGCAGCATTGTGGTGGCCAATGGGCAGCAAGTATCGCAGGGACAACTCATTGCGTACTCGGGCAGTACAGGTAACTCGACGGGGTGCCACGCACACTTCGAAACCTGGTTGAACGGCGCCGCAGTGGATCCGATGACCCTGCTCTAG
- the ftsX gene encoding permease-like cell division protein FtsX — protein sequence MRLLFILGEIGSGLRRNLSMVISVVLVTFVSLTFVGAAGMLQMQINQMKGYWYDKVQVAVFLCNDGSTAVGCASGPATKEQQDNLQAMLESPAVKQYINDFQFESQAEAYKHFKEQFSNSPIVDSVSEDQLPASFRINMKNPEKYQIISETFSSQPGVETVSDQRQVLERIFSWMNGASVAAMGVAAVMIFCAVLLITTTIRLSAFSRRRETGIMRLVGASKTVIQLPFILEGVIAAVVGALLASVTLWLMAHFWLNGDLSRQFLNTPFISSTQVLVIAPVLIALGGGLAGISSLLTLRRYLKV from the coding sequence GTGAGGCTCCTTTTCATCCTCGGGGAAATCGGCAGCGGCCTGCGCCGCAACCTGTCCATGGTGATCTCGGTCGTCTTGGTGACCTTTGTTTCCCTGACATTTGTTGGCGCAGCGGGAATGCTGCAGATGCAGATCAACCAGATGAAGGGCTACTGGTACGACAAAGTCCAGGTTGCTGTCTTCCTCTGCAACGATGGCTCGACGGCGGTTGGTTGCGCCTCTGGGCCTGCCACCAAGGAACAGCAGGACAATCTGCAGGCAATGTTGGAGTCTCCGGCAGTCAAGCAGTACATCAACGACTTCCAATTCGAATCCCAAGCCGAGGCCTACAAACACTTCAAGGAGCAGTTCTCGAATTCGCCCATTGTTGATTCCGTATCTGAGGACCAGTTGCCGGCCTCGTTCCGTATCAACATGAAGAACCCCGAGAAGTACCAGATCATCAGCGAAACATTTTCCTCGCAACCCGGCGTCGAGACGGTCAGTGACCAGCGCCAGGTACTGGAGCGGATTTTCTCCTGGATGAACGGCGCTTCTGTGGCCGCCATGGGTGTGGCCGCAGTGATGATCTTCTGCGCTGTGCTCCTGATAACCACGACGATCCGCCTTTCGGCGTTCAGCCGGCGCAGGGAGACGGGGATCATGCGCTTGGTGGGCGCCTCGAAGACAGTCATCCAGTTGCCGTTCATCCTGGAGGGTGTGATCGCCGCTGTTGTGGGCGCCTTGCTGGCTTCCGTGACGCTGTGGCTGATGGCACACTTCTGGCTCAACGGTGATCTGTCCAGGCAATTCCTTAACACTCCCTTCATCTCATCGACGCAGGTCCTGGTGATCGCACCGGTGCTGATTGCGCTCGGCGGCGGCCTGGCCGGGATATCCTCCTTGTTGACCCTCCGGCGTTACTTGAAGGTTTAG
- the ftsE gene encoding cell division ATP-binding protein FtsE, which produces MIRFENVTKVYEQNARPALDSVSLEINRGEFTFLVGASGSGKSTFLRLILKEDKASSGSVYVAGQNVANISSWRVPKLRRGIGVVFQDFRLLPQKNVFANVAFAMQVIGKSRSIIRETVPEVLKTVGLEGKEKRMPHELSGGEQQRVAIARAVVNRPGILLADEPTGNLDPITSMGIMGVLDKINQNGTTVVMATHDDDIVNEMRRRVVELKNGKVIRDEAKALYTSMIPVVGKSRRLKDASGEELNRAQGAQL; this is translated from the coding sequence ATGATCAGATTTGAGAATGTCACCAAGGTCTACGAGCAGAATGCCCGACCGGCGCTCGATTCTGTCAGCCTTGAGATCAACCGTGGTGAATTCACCTTCCTGGTGGGCGCCTCAGGGTCAGGAAAATCCACCTTCCTGAGATTGATCCTCAAGGAAGACAAAGCATCCTCAGGTTCGGTTTACGTTGCCGGCCAGAACGTGGCCAATATTTCGAGCTGGCGCGTGCCCAAGCTTCGCCGGGGCATCGGTGTGGTCTTCCAGGATTTCCGTCTTCTCCCGCAGAAGAATGTCTTCGCGAACGTTGCGTTTGCCATGCAGGTCATCGGCAAGAGCCGCTCCATCATCCGGGAGACGGTTCCTGAAGTATTGAAGACAGTTGGTCTTGAGGGCAAGGAAAAGCGGATGCCCCACGAACTTTCAGGTGGCGAGCAGCAGCGCGTTGCGATTGCCCGCGCCGTCGTCAACCGCCCGGGCATTCTCCTTGCTGACGAACCCACGGGGAACCTTGACCCCATTACGTCCATGGGAATCATGGGAGTCCTGGACAAAATCAACCAGAACGGCACCACTGTGGTCATGGCTACCCACGACGACGACATCGTTAACGAAATGCGCCGCCGCGTGGTGGAACTCAAGAATGGCAAGGTTATCCGCGACGAAGCGAAGGCACTGTACACGTCCATGATTCCGGTTGTGGGTAAATCGCGGCGGCTGAAGGACGCCAGTGGCGAGGAACTCAACCGCGCGCAGGGGGCACAGCTGTGA
- the prfB gene encoding peptide chain release factor 2 — protein sequence MAEIDFPAEIRALRATYSSIENVTDVDALKAEIAELSEQAGAPDLWDDPASAQVVTSRLSHRQAEVERLSKLASRIDDLEVLVELGQDEGDEASMAEAAKELDSIRKALAELEIVTLLSGEYDEREAVVTIRAGAGGVDAADFAEMLMRMYLRWAERHGYPTTVMDTSYAEEAGLKSATFEVKAPYAFGTLSVEAGTHRLVRISPFDNQGRRQTSFAAVEVIPLIEQTDSIEIPDNEIRVDVFRSSGPGGQSVNTTDSAVRLTHIPTGIVVSMQNEKSQLQNRAAALRVLQSRLLLVKKEQQDAEKKALAGDVKASWGDQMRSYVLNPYQMVKDLRTEHEVGNTSAVLDGDIDDFIDAGIRWRTGNRNAAS from the coding sequence ATGGCTGAGATTGATTTTCCCGCAGAAATCCGCGCGCTTCGCGCCACTTACAGTTCCATCGAGAACGTCACCGATGTTGATGCCTTGAAGGCAGAAATCGCCGAATTGAGTGAGCAGGCTGGCGCGCCGGACCTTTGGGATGACCCCGCATCGGCGCAGGTTGTGACGTCGCGCTTGTCCCACCGGCAAGCCGAAGTGGAGCGCCTGTCCAAACTGGCCTCCCGGATAGACGACCTCGAAGTACTGGTGGAGCTCGGCCAGGACGAGGGCGACGAAGCCTCAATGGCCGAGGCCGCCAAAGAGCTTGATTCGATTCGCAAAGCCCTCGCCGAGCTCGAAATCGTCACGCTGTTGTCCGGCGAGTACGACGAACGGGAAGCCGTAGTGACCATCAGGGCAGGAGCAGGTGGCGTTGACGCTGCCGACTTCGCCGAGATGCTGATGCGTATGTACCTGCGGTGGGCGGAGCGTCACGGTTACCCCACTACCGTGATGGACACGTCCTATGCTGAAGAAGCAGGCCTGAAGTCCGCCACGTTCGAAGTCAAGGCACCGTACGCATTCGGCACCCTGAGTGTCGAGGCGGGCACACACAGACTGGTCCGTATCAGCCCCTTTGACAACCAGGGCCGCCGGCAGACTTCGTTCGCCGCAGTCGAGGTCATCCCGTTGATTGAACAGACCGATTCGATCGAGATTCCCGACAACGAGATCCGCGTAGACGTCTTCAGGTCTTCAGGGCCAGGAGGCCAGTCCGTCAATACGACCGACTCCGCCGTTCGCCTGACGCACATTCCCACGGGCATCGTGGTGTCAATGCAAAATGAGAAGTCGCAGCTTCAAAACCGGGCAGCTGCCTTGCGTGTGCTCCAGTCGCGGTTGCTGCTTGTTAAGAAGGAACAGCAGGACGCCGAAAAGAAAGCCTTGGCCGGCGATGTCAAGGCGTCCTGGGGAGACCAGATGCGTTCCTATGTTCTCAATCCGTACCAGATGGTCAAGGATCTGCGCACGGAACACGAAGTAGGCAACACTTCGGCTGTCCTGGACGGCGACATCGATGACTTCATCGACGCCGGTATCCGTTGGCGCACCGGCAACCGTAACGCTGCCAGCTAG
- a CDS encoding pilus assembly protein TadG-related protein, which produces MTVLIVGFVLLALLLAAVVMATSAIYLEHKKLLSLADGAALAAADSYVVGDIEGSIAPSAPLVDERVLGAVSKYLGDSEAFSMHDHLEVSPETGSSPGGTAVVVLKAIAHPPLVTFLLPEGIPVEARSSARSRLTQ; this is translated from the coding sequence ATGACCGTGCTGATCGTGGGGTTCGTACTTCTGGCACTCCTGTTGGCCGCTGTGGTGATGGCTACTTCGGCGATTTACCTGGAGCACAAAAAACTTCTGTCCTTGGCTGATGGCGCAGCACTTGCTGCTGCAGACTCCTACGTGGTGGGTGACATCGAAGGAAGCATCGCGCCCTCGGCCCCGCTCGTGGACGAGCGGGTGCTGGGCGCGGTTAGTAAGTACCTGGGAGACAGCGAAGCCTTCTCCATGCACGATCACTTGGAAGTTTCTCCTGAAACCGGCAGTTCACCCGGTGGTACAGCGGTGGTGGTCTTAAAAGCCATCGCCCATCCGCCCTTGGTCACCTTCCTGCTGCCTGAGGGAATCCCCGTTGAAGCAAGATCAAGTGCCAGATCCCGGCTGACCCAATAG
- a CDS encoding TadE family protein, whose protein sequence is MIAALLTLLFMAIIQLTLVLHVRNTIIDAAASGARYGTLADRTATDAQARTSELIETALNGDFAADVTTAETNLDGIRALEVTVRAPMPVVGLIGPRGVMEVTGHAALPN, encoded by the coding sequence ATGATTGCTGCCCTGTTGACGTTGCTGTTCATGGCGATCATCCAGCTCACGCTCGTCCTTCATGTCCGAAACACGATTATTGATGCCGCCGCGTCCGGAGCGCGATATGGAACCCTTGCGGATCGAACGGCAACGGACGCCCAGGCGAGGACGTCCGAACTGATCGAGACGGCGCTTAATGGAGATTTCGCGGCTGATGTGACCACCGCTGAAACGAATCTGGATGGAATCCGGGCATTGGAAGTGACCGTGAGGGCGCCTATGCCAGTCGTGGGGCTTATCGGACCGCGTGGAGTCATGGAGGTTACCGGACATGCTGCCCTTCCAAACTGA
- a CDS encoding type II secretion system F family protein produces the protein MSTSTATATLLGLLLGAGTWLILVRLPFMRGRTFAERIHPQLKSQNLESRLLRAPTHNLTRFGPLERILRPVIQDGIGYLSRFNSGGPALRKRLARAGSAKSVLDFRAEQLVWASGGFLLAVIGVGLGAASGRFSPLPSLVSVIGAAFCGYVLRDFVLGQKIKRRESVILAEFPSLAELMALAVAAGESAVGAMDRISRTSTGELAKEFSALLADTRSGKSLVQALQAFSSRIELPPLVRFVDGLVVAVERGTPLADVLRAQAADVRDAAKRELMESAGRKEIGMMVPLVFGVLPLTVIFAAFPALAALQLSL, from the coding sequence ATGAGCACCTCCACTGCCACCGCCACACTCCTCGGATTACTCCTGGGCGCAGGGACATGGTTGATCCTGGTGCGGCTTCCATTCATGCGTGGCCGGACGTTCGCAGAGCGCATCCACCCGCAACTTAAGTCGCAGAACCTGGAGTCGCGCCTTCTTCGGGCGCCTACGCATAATCTGACACGCTTTGGACCATTGGAACGCATTCTCCGCCCCGTTATCCAGGACGGAATTGGCTACTTGTCCCGCTTTAACAGTGGCGGCCCAGCTTTGCGAAAGAGACTCGCTCGAGCCGGGTCCGCGAAAAGCGTGTTGGATTTCAGGGCGGAGCAACTGGTGTGGGCTTCAGGCGGCTTCCTGCTTGCCGTGATCGGCGTAGGGCTGGGTGCTGCCTCCGGACGATTCAGCCCGCTTCCCTCATTGGTGTCGGTAATCGGGGCTGCCTTTTGTGGATACGTTCTCCGCGATTTCGTGCTCGGCCAAAAGATCAAGCGCCGCGAATCGGTGATCCTCGCGGAATTTCCCAGCCTTGCCGAACTCATGGCACTGGCAGTCGCCGCCGGAGAGAGCGCAGTGGGTGCGATGGACAGGATCTCCCGTACCTCCACTGGCGAGCTCGCCAAGGAATTCAGCGCGCTTCTGGCCGATACGAGATCAGGAAAGTCACTGGTACAAGCACTCCAGGCGTTCTCTTCCCGAATAGAACTGCCGCCCCTCGTCCGATTCGTTGACGGATTGGTTGTGGCCGTGGAGCGGGGGACTCCGTTGGCCGATGTACTTCGGGCACAAGCTGCCGACGTCCGCGACGCTGCGAAGCGGGAATTGATGGAATCAGCCGGTCGAAAAGAAATCGGCATGATGGTGCCCCTGGTATTCGGAGTCCTTCCACTAACGGTCATTTTCGCAGCGTTTCCAGCACTTGCCGCCTTGCAATTGAGCCTTTGA
- a CDS encoding type II secretion system F family protein, producing MAPLLGILCGGGALLIWWSTWEHPPEARAREPRPRRLELLLLSAGIEKVTSAGLLLSCTGCGVIAMLLFFVVTASLPVCLCFGIFGAWIPFGLVRRRARKRRATLRQLWPDVVDHLRSAIRAGLALPEALIQLGHNGPDELRSLFLDFGADYRSGGQFDAAVNKLKDRLADPVADRIIEALRMTREVGGSDLGRMLGTLAGFLRESARTRSELEARQSWTVNGARLAVAAPWIVLVVMAGRPEAMLAYNSGIGAVVLLGGLLVSVFCYTVMLRIGALPEDERVMR from the coding sequence ATGGCCCCGCTATTGGGGATCCTTTGCGGAGGTGGAGCATTACTTATCTGGTGGTCCACCTGGGAGCATCCGCCAGAGGCCCGGGCCAGGGAACCCCGTCCACGACGGCTGGAACTTCTCTTGCTCTCGGCAGGCATAGAAAAGGTCACCAGTGCCGGCCTCCTTCTCAGTTGCACTGGATGCGGAGTCATCGCCATGCTCCTGTTCTTCGTTGTGACGGCGTCATTGCCCGTCTGCCTTTGTTTCGGAATCTTTGGCGCATGGATCCCTTTTGGACTCGTGCGTCGGCGGGCGCGGAAACGCCGTGCCACCCTGCGCCAACTGTGGCCCGATGTTGTTGACCATCTCCGATCCGCCATTCGCGCCGGACTGGCTTTGCCGGAGGCCTTGATCCAGCTTGGACACAACGGGCCGGACGAACTGCGGAGCCTGTTCCTGGATTTTGGTGCCGACTATAGGTCGGGCGGGCAGTTCGATGCGGCGGTAAACAAACTCAAGGACCGCCTGGCAGATCCGGTGGCTGACCGGATCATCGAGGCACTTCGCATGACCCGGGAAGTGGGCGGCTCCGACCTCGGGCGCATGTTGGGTACGTTGGCCGGATTTCTTCGGGAAAGCGCCCGGACGCGCAGCGAACTCGAGGCCAGGCAATCGTGGACGGTCAATGGTGCCAGGCTTGCTGTCGCAGCGCCCTGGATAGTCTTGGTGGTCATGGCCGGGAGACCTGAAGCCATGCTTGCCTACAACTCCGGAATCGGGGCTGTTGTGCTGCTCGGCGGTCTTCTTGTCTCGGTTTTTTGTTACACAGTCATGCTGCGCATTGGGGCATTACCCGAAGATGAGCGGGTCATGCGATGA